One segment of Drosophila mauritiana strain mau12 chromosome 3R, ASM438214v1, whole genome shotgun sequence DNA contains the following:
- the LOC117143628 gene encoding LOW QUALITY PROTEIN: glucose transporter type 3-like (The sequence of the model RefSeq protein was modified relative to this genomic sequence to represent the inferred CDS: inserted 2 bases in 1 codon) — protein sequence MRKGGNQDAEPVDPRQSSTKGGAWFAKRPSEPPPGHVEPAPVRQKINNVGXYKATLYSNIGSFFFGIAVGWSGTAERCVMEQHSYSFQPTSLQWSGVCILLTLGAALWCLPMGMMVRLWGCRRTILIQLLPNFLGWFLTVFARSVPMLYAGRFFLGMCGGAHCVVVPIYNAEISTIKKRGAMGVVFEGACICGVIYSFTMSLFLELRTINYVNLGLIALGPLQILMPESPAYYVDHDNIPEAEDSLRFLRGQDYDTRREIDLLTRDPTESEREVRQGPLLGFKYKKVRRSLARSLAIALLQKLCGALIFIFYGLDMLDCLRIGREFALILCLGVVPGFLACFFLVDRLGRRPLLIFSSAGMFFVSIYLGLYFKVWMKMGLTVMSWIALFCIAIFVGCYTAGVGSLTWVLNAELLVRPMRPLGCSIVCAFNWLTAFFVICWFGSHGVKCQPYLFLLFAIIASLILLFSLIYIPETKKLSSAKIQQRMGGFMNRPAVITFTSSSDSSNA from the exons ATGAGGAAAGGGGGAAATCAAGATGCGGAGCCGGTCGATCCCCGCCAATCTTCGACGAAGGGTGGCGCTTGGTTTGCGAAGAGGCCGTCTGAACCGCCGCCAGGACATGTAGAGCCAGCTCCGGTCCGCCAAAAAATCAACAACGTGGG CTACAAGGCAACCTTGTACAGCAACATAGGGTCCTTTTTCTTCGGCATAGCAGTGGGCTGGTCAGGAACTGCGGAGAGGTGTGTGATGGAGCAGCACTCCTACAGCTTTCAACCCACGTCGTTGCAATGGAGCGGAGTTTGCATATTGCTGACGCTCGGGGCGGCTCTCTGGTGTCTGCCGATGGGAATGATGGTGCGACTCTGGGGCTGCAGGCGTACCATCCTCATCCAGCTACTGCCGAATTTCCTGGGATGGTTCCTCACGGTCTTCGCCCGAAGTGTACCGATGCTCTATGCCGGTCGCTTTTTCCTTGGAATGTGCGGCGGAGCCCATTGCGTGGTGGTGCCCATCTACAACGCCGAGATCAGCACCATTAAAAAACGAGGAGCCATGGGCGTAGTATTCGAAGGGGCCTGCATTTGTGGGGTGATCTATAGCTTCACAATGTCCCTTTTCCTTGAACTGCGAACCATCAACTACGTGAATCTGGGCCTGATTGCACTGGGCCCTTTGCAGATTCTCATGCCGGAGTCGCCGGCGTACTATGTGGATCACGATAACATTCCAGAGGCGGAGGACTCTCTGAGATTTTTGCGTGGCCAGGATTATGATACCAGGAGGGAGATCGACCTTCTCACACGGGATCCCACAGAAAGTGAGCGGGAAGTGCGCCAAGGACCGCTGCTGGGCTTCAAGTACAAGAAAGTACGAAGAAGTCTGGCGCGATCCTTGGCGATTGCCTTGCTCCAAAAGCTGTGTGGTGCCCTGATCTTTATCTTCTATGGCCTTGATATGCTGGATTGCCTAAGGATTGGGCGAGAGTTTGCATTGATCTTATGTCTGGGAGTGGTTCCAGGTTTTTTGGCTTGCTTTTTTCTCGTAGATCGTTTGGGACGTCGACCGCTGCTGATCTTTTCCTCGGCCGGAATGTTTTTTGTGTCCATCTACCTTGGATTGTACTTTAAGGTATGGATGAAGATGGGCTTGACCGTCATGTCCTGGATTGCACTCTTCTGCATAGCTATTTTTGTGGGCTGTTACACCGCCGGAGTGGGTTCGCTCACATGGGTGCTCAATGCGGAGCTCCTTGTGAGGCCCATGCGACCATTGGGCTGCTCTATTGTTTGTGCCTTCAATTGGCTGACCGCCTTCTTCGTCATCTGCTGGTTTGGCAGCCACGGGGTCAAGTGCCAGCCTTACCTGTTCCTGCTGTTCGCCATCATCGCTTCGCTCATCCTCCTATTCTCGCTGATCTACATCCCGGAGACCAAGAAACTCTCCTCGGCCAAGATCCAACAAAGAATGGGCGGGTTCATGAACCGGCCGGCAGTGATCACATTCACATCCAGCAGCGACTCCTCGAACGCTTAG
- the LOC117143495 gene encoding glucose transporter type 3, producing the protein MRKGGNQDAEPVDPRQSSTKGGAWFAKRPSEPPPGHVEPAPVRQKINNVGLYKATLYSNIGSFFFGIAVGWSGTAERCVMEQHSYSFQPTSLQWSGVCILLTLGAALWCLPMGMMVRLWGCRRTILIQLLPNFLGWFLTVFARSVPMLYAGRFFLGMCGGAHCVVVPIYNAEISTIKKRGAMGVVFEGACICGVIYSFTMSLFLELRTINYVNLGLIALGPLQILMPESPAYYVDHDNIPEAEDSLRFLRGQDYDTRREIDLLTRDPTESEREVRQGPLLGFKYKKVRRSLARSLAIALLQKLCGALIFIFYGLDMLDCLRIGREFALILCLGVVPGFLACFFLVDRLGRRPLLIFSSAGMFFVSIYLGLYFKVWMKMGLTVMSWIALFCIAIFVGCYTAGVGSLTWVLNAELLVRPMRPLGCSIVCAFNWLTAFFVICWFGSHGVKCQPYLFLLFAIIASLILLFSLIYIPETKKLSSAKIQQRMGGFMNRPAVITFTSSSDSSNA; encoded by the coding sequence ATGAGGAAAGGGGGAAATCAAGATGCGGAGCCGGTCGATCCCCGCCAATCTTCGACGAAGGGTGGCGCTTGGTTTGCGAAGAGGCCGTCTGAACCGCCGCCAGGACATGTAGAGCCAGCTCCGGTCCGCCAAAAAATCAACAACGTGGGTCTCTACAAGGCAACCTTGTACAGCAACATAGGGTCCTTTTTCTTCGGCATAGCAGTGGGCTGGTCAGGAACTGCGGAGAGGTGTGTGATGGAGCAGCACTCCTACAGCTTTCAACCCACGTCGTTGCAATGGAGCGGAGTTTGCATATTGCTGACGCTCGGGGCGGCTCTCTGGTGTCTGCCGATGGGAATGATGGTGCGACTCTGGGGCTGCAGGCGTACCATCCTCATCCAGCTACTGCCGAATTTCCTGGGATGGTTCCTCACGGTCTTCGCCCGAAGTGTACCGATGCTCTATGCCGGTCGCTTTTTCCTTGGAATGTGCGGCGGAGCCCATTGCGTGGTGGTGCCCATCTACAACGCCGAGATCAGCACCATTAAAAAACGAGGAGCCATGGGCGTAGTATTCGAAGGGGCCTGCATTTGTGGGGTGATCTATAGCTTCACAATGTCCCTTTTCCTTGAACTGCGAACCATCAACTACGTGAATCTGGGCCTGATTGCACTGGGCCCTTTGCAGATTCTCATGCCGGAGTCGCCGGCGTACTATGTGGATCACGATAACATTCCAGAGGCGGAGGACTCTCTGAGATTTTTGCGTGGCCAGGATTATGATACCAGGAGGGAGATCGACCTTCTCACACGGGATCCCACAGAAAGTGAGCGGGAAGTGCGCCAAGGACCGCTGCTGGGCTTCAAGTACAAGAAAGTACGAAGAAGTCTGGCGCGATCCTTGGCGATTGCCTTGCTCCAAAAGCTGTGTGGTGCCCTGATCTTTATCTTCTATGGCCTTGATATGCTGGATTGCCTAAGGATTGGGCGAGAGTTTGCATTGATCTTATGTCTGGGAGTGGTTCCAGGTTTTTTGGCTTGCTTTTTTCTCGTAGATCGTTTGGGACGTCGACCGCTGCTGATCTTTTCCTCGGCCGGAATGTTTTTTGTGTCCATCTACCTTGGATTGTACTTTAAGGTATGGATGAAGATGGGCTTGACCGTCATGTCCTGGATTGCACTCTTCTGCATAGCTATTTTTGTGGGCTGTTACACCGCCGGAGTGGGTTCGCTCACATGGGTGCTCAATGCGGAGCTCCTTGTGAGGCCCATGCGACCATTGGGCTGCTCTATTGTTTGTGCCTTCAATTGGCTGACCGCCTTCTTCGTCATCTGCTGGTTTGGCAGCCACGGGGTCAAGTGCCAGCCTTACCTGTTCCTGCTGTTCGCCATCATCGCTTCGCTCATCCTCCTATTCTCGCTGATCTACATCCCGGAGACCAAGAAACTCTCCTCGGCCAAGATCCAACAAAGAATGGGCGGGTTCATGAACCGGCCGGCAGTGATCACATTCACATCCAGCAGCGACTCCTCGAACGCTTAG
- the LOC117144807 gene encoding uncharacterized protein LOC117144807 isoform X2 — protein sequence MAVHHNLGSRSTHTASANKEAYILTEVANNKFVDIRCALTKQPKGRGRVQTWPRWSTHTANKLSGRPIATPGYQILHNSRGLFSISGTFKIQNALSTLSLSIGPR from the exons ATGGCCGTGCATCATAATTTAGGCAGCCGTTCCACCCACACTGCCTCGGCTAACAAAGAGGCATACATACTGACAGaggttgcgaataataaattCGTTGACATTCGCTGCGCGCTGACTAAGCAACCAAAAGGCCGAGGACGTGTGCAAACCTGGCCAAGATGG AGCACTCACACAGCCAATAAATTGTCCGGCCGCCCGATTGCCACTCCAGGATACCAAATATTACACAACTCCCGAGGACTTTTCTCCATTTCGGGTACATTTAAAATTCAGAACGCGTTGAG